The sequence acaGTGCTATGACATGAATGTTCTATGAAATGTGCTATGAAGTGATTTTGATGCTTATGACCATAAAGGAAAATATGACTTTAACTCTACCAGGTTAAAACTGCCAGTCCCAAGTCCGGATGAAAGAGGACGAATAGTCATAAAAACCAAATATTGCAAAAGCACAAATGTCTTAtgtaaaaagcgcaaatgtccttttttaaaagcgcaaatgtcctatgattTGAAGCGCAAGTGTCCAAATAAAAAAGTgcaaatgtcctatgaaaaAGCGCAGAAGTCCCGTGCCGCTAGTCGTGTATTGTCCTTGTGGTTGTTATAAAACGATTCGGTCTTGATCTAAATCCATTTTCTGCTTTGGTCGTgtcgttgtctctttgacacattccccatttcctttctgaatttttatGTGATATTATAATTTcgtctgtttttatttgtttcgaTATGTGTCAAGACTATTTATATTTtcacttttgtttattttgttttatttgaaaaacttttcattttatGTTCTCACATTAGTTTCAATAACACACATTGGATCACGTATGTATACGAGATGTAAAATAAAACTAGATGTCAAGTTCTATAAGTATAACGCACTAGAGACACACTTAACTGTACTTCAGCTGTTCGATACAAAAAGTTTGCAAATGAATTATACAACGGATGTGCATGTACTAGACATTCAATTTTGCACATATCGAAACTTCAAAAGTAAGGAAGTGCTTTTTTCTTGCAAGCAACGCGATCCTTTATAATGATAAAAGGGACAAGCATGTTTAGGAATGGTTGTTCAATCCTTTGAAGATTCCGATTGATAAAGGATGTCAGTTTCgctttcatataatataattgaCCCTTCATTTGTGTGTACGTTTTGTACtgttttcaaagaaaaacattaaaattcatgTTTATTACTTTATCTTCTTGAactgaaatttttaaaagtagaaaGACTTGTACTAGGTAAAaggtaaaatcataaaaatactgaaccccctaggaaaattcaaaacggacaGTCCctttaaatggcaaaatcaaattctcaaacacatcaaacgaatggacaacaactgtcatattcctgacttggtataggcatttttttatatagaaaatggtggattggacctggttttatagctagctaaacctctcgcttgtatgacagtcacattaAATTCCATGACAAATTCCATCAAAATGTGTTGTAAAGTCACTTCAAATAATGTAGCATACACAACttgtttcaaattaaatttacgTATTTCCACAATTCATGGGTAACATCCAATATGCATAGCTATAGTATCGTCTTAAGAATTTCCtattcaaaaaagtttaataaaattattacgTATAGATTTATAGAGCAAGACACTTTCTTTAATAGTATAATTAATGGCCGATTGTGTCACTATACATAATATCATACACAGAAATAGAAATACAACCCTTATTTATAACCATCAAACAGTCCTCTTCTGAATTATAAGACAGACCCATTGGTCGGTAAATCTCATCCTTCTCTGTTCCAATAATCGTCAATAAATTGCCTTCTTCATCAAATTGGTGAATATTGTTTGATAACCACCCAGCAACATAAACCAAACCACGTTTGTCCACGGTCACACCAACTGGTCCTTTCATGGAAGTTAGTTCATAACTAAAAACAGTACTTCCTTCCGTGGTCACACCAAATACTCGGTTTTTACAATAATTAGTgcaatatatgatatttttattggcACACATGTAGTCAATTGCATACTCTGTTTCTAATGTTTTCTGATAATTGCCTGTAATGTCTAAGATGGTTAGTTTTCGATAAGATGTTTTAACGAATATTTTCTTGTTCATGCATGCTACAGCATAAAACGAGCCGTCACATCTTATTCGTTCCCCCAGTGTTAGTGAGGGTATGTTAATAACCTGTATCCCACCTTCTCGTAGTGTTACCACTGCTCGTGAAGAATCGAAAACTGCAATATCAAGGGCTTCATGCTTTAAACATAGCTTCTGAAATGTTTTATCTTCAACGTTCAGTAGATATAATATATACGAATTTTTCATGTCTTTCAACAGAACCCGgttatttgaaataaagcaACCACGATTTATTTGAACGTTAACTTCTATGTCCAAAGTATCAAAACTAGATTTCAAAActaaactttttctttttatcgaGCACTTATTATCTATAATGATGTCTTTGTTATCGATACAGTGATCGTTACTTCGATATAGTTCGATAACGGGTCCCTTTGGAATACAACTGTCAATATCCGATATCTCTTCATTCGTCAAGGATACTTTTGGTATAAGCTGTCCAAAAGTTGGTATCAAATATTTCTCTTGAAGTTCACTGATTAAACCATCCCATTGAAAATCTGCATCTTGTTTTTGCCCGAGTCTGTTATTACTGCTTAGAAAATTAGCTATGCCTTTTTGAATTCCGCTGGCTTCAAGTAGTTTACGGAATGatttctcatttattttatgtataagTAGTTCTTGAACGCATTGCTGCAAAGGCTCAATCTTTGATTTCTGAATCAAAAGATTTTGTTCGTCCATTTTAGCAATGTTAATCATCCTCCCTATCTCattattaatagataaataagcATCCCTTTCCATGTTATCTAAAGTTTGTATTATTCTTTGACGAAATGAACTTATTTCTTCTTTGATCTCTTTTGACTTTTGTTTGagcagtaaaatattctcttcTTTGGTCTTTATGTAGGTTGTTATTGAGGCGTTTAATAACTTAGTACGCTCCTGTATATTTTGAAGAGTTGAATGTAAATCAACAGATTCTAATGCACTTGATAGGGTTAAAGTCATGCACTTGTTATGTTTATTGCTTAGGCATTTATTGCATACAATTTGCTCGTGTTGTATGCAGAGTGTGTCAGCACAGCTTTCAAGGTAAACACTGGAGCATGTGTTCTCAATTGACCCATCGCTTAATTTGGTCtccattaaaataattttgcaaaattaGCCTAGTTAGAAATCATTTACTTAATCAAGTAtgctgaaaatagaaaaataaaatacaattgttGACCAATAGATACCATTCAAATTTATACATAGTATCTTATTTTGTGGGATGTAAAGATACGCTGCCACGTCcattttgtttgatgttttctgctttgtatcgatctgatgagttttttacatttactttaAAGTGTAGAAATTCCAAACTAGAAAAGAGATATTTCGTCGTATTCTAAATCCTAAATTGAAATGAAAGGATACTATTTAAAGTGTATACAAGAAATACTAGTAACCTCTTCTCCATCGACATACTTGTGcataacaagaaaacaaaccCTTTATAGATTCCTGTTCGGTATGaaccaaggctccatgttgaagaccaatGTCATAGTGCGGCATTCAACACGAagcattggctcacatcgaacaggaAGCTATATAATAGGCCCCGAaatttactagtgtaaaaccattcaaacgggaaaaccaacggtctaatctatataaaaaccgagacaagaaacacttatgaaccacattaacagacgacaaccacggAAAACTAGATTCCTGACTTATGACAgatgcaaacaattgcagcgggattacacgttttaatggtaccaaacctttccccttttctgaaacaacggaataacattacaacatagaaaGGCCCACTATAACATATCAAATTGGAAGGGTGAAATATGTATACTCAATCTTAATGATAAATATCATAAGCTATATATTCTTAAGTGGGCCTGAATTATGACGTCTTTGGCTCAATTCGCTACATCCGTAGTAGGTTAAACAAATGAGACTTTATTTCACTCGAAATCTTTTTATTTCGTTGAAGACTActcttgttttctttctttctcttatattttacaCAATGAATCGTTTAACGCAGTAACCACGTTTATtatacactatttttttttttttttttttttttttttagagtaatttaaatacaagttaACTGTGTGGTAAAATGAAAATGCATACAAGTTGGTTTGCTATTTAAATGGTTTAATAGCAGTTTATAGAGATGTTATCTATACCCGATAATGATCTTTTTTTTCGGATTTTCAACCCATGCTATGTGTAAACTTAAACGTTTAAAAAATActacaatatataataatactAGGGTTTTTTACCCCATTTAGACCTAATGAAAGTAGACACTTACGTTATCTTTCTTGATACTCGTTATCCAAGCTGTAATCAGCATACATGTTCAAATAAAGATGAGGTAAATCCGAGAAGTTGTGATACGGTATATATTTTCTACATTGAAGGTGTGTACGGcttgtaaaattcaaaacaacattgttatttaaaatatgaatcatTATCTAACAAGTTTGGCTCAAAGCCTGTATAGGGGGTTAAATATGCCGTAATTATTTTAATGACTTTAATGAGGAGTGCATGATCTGATTCGAACCTATTCAAGTATAAGGCCTTAAccttttaaatatgtttgttaaaatGGAATATATTATCTTATTATAGATTTGGAGACTACAAATAGTAAGGATTTGGATATAACTGACCACCCAAGCAttataacttaaaaaacaatttggAGGAAGCAATTCAatgtgttttgtaaaatattttgttgtcgTGCATTAATGCCGATGATCAAATATTGAATACAGCTGATCCTTTATGGTCAAATACATACAGACGGGTCTAttgttgtaatcttttacatgtgaacgaaacaaaacaacaacataaaaatgtttattccaAGAATACGCCGAACAACTTTACAGTGTAAAGACGTGCACATGTTTGAATGTTCtgtaaattcattatttatgaatgacaaaacttcACGTCTTGAACAAAGTTTAAGAAATATCaggtataaatatatatccaaaatttaaataatttgttatttgatttggCAAAAGTAAGTtagatacatttttgttacatgtttcCCCCAGAATACTTCTGATCTTTATCCTACATGTATCCTTTAGAGTGTGAGGATTAGTTGTGTACATATTTAAGATTTCTATGGAGTCTTTCAGACAATCCAGCTTGTCAGCGTGGTGTTTTTCAATTGTATCCACAGTTTCCTTGGATATTTTAGTCCCTGCTGCGTAAAACAACTTAGTAATGTTAAAGATTAGAGTGGGATCTAAGATGGAGGTGAGAGCTGCAGTAAGAGGTGTCAGTCCTATATCATCTACAGCATTAACGTTAGCTCCATGGAGTATCAAAATCTGAActttatttatatctaaattttgtGCTGCATAATGCAGAGCAGTTTCTCCTGTTGCACTAGGTATTGATACATCTGCATCCCAAGACAGCAGCTTCTCAACAACTCTCAGTTCAATTGACCTTGACATGCATGCGACATGCAAAGGTGCTAGTTCAAAAACGGTTGATGTTCTACGGCTGTTTACATCTATTCCTAAAGTTCTCAAGTAGTCCATCATGTCTTTGTGGTTAAAGTCACAAGCATAACTTAAATAATCACCCGCTCGCTTATGAATATCCTCTCCTTTTTCCAAGAGTAGTTTCACGGCCGGAATTTTCCCCCTGCTAATGCACGTGATGAGTGGCATGTTATTAGGATAGTCGATACGACATCCATATTTAGCCAATATATTAATGAGTTCAAGATTTCCAAGAGAGCAGGCAATCACAAGTGTAGTTTCACCAGTATCCCTATTGAGTGAGTCACAATCAGCACCCTCCTCTAACAAACATTCTACAATCTCAATATTCTCCCTGGAGCATGCTAAATGAATCGGAGCCTGACCTCCAGCATGTTCTTGGTCTATATAAGCCTCAGCATCTATCAATTCCTTTACAATACTCGTATTGGCGTTACATCTTTGCTCTTTATCGCATGCGCAATGCAGAGGCATGGTACCGTCCATCTCAATACGTAAATTAGGATTAGCCCCATAGGAGAGTAGTAGCCTTACAATGTCTATGTTGTCTGATGCAGCAGCTGCACAAAGAGGTGTTCGGACATTGTCCGTATAATTGAATGAAAAGTCAGGGTCGTTATCGGCCTTTTCCTGGAGGTAAATGTATTCCACTTGTTCTCGGTCACCATTATGTATTGCTGTTAGCAGTAAGTCGAAGGCcattttatctaaaaataaatagtatttttcatttaaaaatacaatgacTTATATAGGTTGCACATATACATGCATGCGCAGGAAAACCTGACAAGTTATATATCTGATTTCAGTTTGcgcaaaacatgtttatgatatcaAAAAGAGGCAGAGTAgagaatcaaataaaatttagaagCTATGTGCCATAAAGTTGGGAAAGCGTTCATggacatgaaaaaaaaacagttttagaaaagaaCATACAAATTCGCTTAGATAACTCCACATCGTGATGTTGCCGATGATAGTTTTGTTTTCCGaacctttttttcataattttagtttaaaaatttagGAGGGGTGACTTTAATAGTTCATGAAGTCActgactatataaaaaaagaagatgtggtatgattgccaatgagacaactatccacaaaagaccaaaatgacacaagcattaacaactataggtcaccgacTGTAATTACATATTACGCGACGTACATGACGTATGTATATACCCTTCAGCCGACAAAAAGAGGCGACCGCCGAACACTAGTGATTTGGAAAGCAAACTATATGAATGTATATTCGGTGCTACCATTAGACAATTATGCAAGTAATAAAGTTTTCAGGCAGAATTTGTGGCCAAAGCGGGTTGAATTTACTGAAATACGGTAAAAACATTTGTCTGATGTCACAAACTGGTTTAGTTCTATGGTTTATGTACCGTTGTTTTCGTTATTTTCATCGTATCTTTGTTTTCCGTTTTCAGTATACAGACGTTGGTACTGTAGGCCCTTCTTTGTAATCAGTCATACTTGCagtgtatattatatatataaaaaaaaaaaaagtaaagctccttcaaatttttcaatgaagaattttttttttttttttaaaatattatttgtttaattttaaattatgaaatcGTCAAATGTGTGCCATTTTGAGCCCTCAATCGGGACATTAATATTTTTCTACGAATcagtatacaatgtatatgacaTAGTGTaacttgataaataaaaaagtacaaGCCGAATTCATGAAAAGAACGTCACGTATTTTACCATCTAGTGACTGAACTCCTCACGGTATGCAATCCGCGTTATGAAATTACCAGCATTGCTACAATCCTTGGTCAATATAACATTTCAGTATATATATTCCAAGAAGcatcttagtttaaacatatttatttatttacagtgaattgggaaacaagttttgcaacttatattaatccctttccactttgcgcatgcgagtgctgccttgtagcggcattagcctactctttttcgaaatctacaagggtgtctttaacgtgcaagagatatggctgtctcttaacacgggtcagccatttatcgtccccttccgacggactatcatcgtttcctcaagaccatactcgcataTGGTGTCAATGGAGAGCCTAAAATtaagttcctgaaattttcatcccaaacgggaatggaaccaggaacctttgtgttagtagtccgatgcactaaccactacaccacaaGCATCTTAGATCAATAATCTTCTtacttgtaaaatatatatatatatctataatactaaaattacgaggtccaatttgtcagccgtcatcacgtaaaaacgacgaatcaaagaattaaactttatatataactaatatagtacaaaggtgtagattaaaaattacaccactccagtcTCTTTTGTTTTCCGCGTAATTAATATTTCGAATAATTaggaagttccgggtcgagtccgataccgataccaatagtatattcacctgttacctatccCTTATCTgtaggccacagaccacaattaattcctctattagttctttataactttttgtctcattaaaaaaattgctcctaatctttttgtcattttttttgtgtgtgtaatgatatcacgggtgtgttctagtatatatatatatatatatatatatatgtatatgtattgaGCCCATGCATATACAGGATGATAGTATATGGGTAACCGTATGGTGACTTGGTGTACGCTGCTAGTGCAATCTTTACATACCGGTAAATCTCAGATCATACgttaacaattaaacaaaatagcCAGGCATTTAGAAATGATAAATACCATTACAAgttacaatgaaaacaaaattcatgTGTATCTGACAGCTATACTTTATAAATGTTCGTTGCAGTTTAAGATTTCTACTTGAATTATTCGGTTCTTAACGGCACCACagtgtatttaaacattttaaatttaatttaatatcttGAAACGATAGTGCCTACACATATCCAAATGTGAATTGAAATCAACTTACCGTTAAGGTA is a genomic window of Mytilus trossulus isolate FHL-02 chromosome 1, PNRI_Mtr1.1.1.hap1, whole genome shotgun sequence containing:
- the LOC134711904 gene encoding uncharacterized protein LOC134711904, coding for METKLSDGSIENTCSSVYLESCADTLCIQHEQIVCNKCLSNKHNKCMTLTLSSALESVDLHSTLQNIQERTKLLNASITTYIKTKEENILLLKQKSKEIKEEISSFRQRIIQTLDNMERDAYLSINNEIGRMINIAKMDEQNLLIQKSKIEPLQQCVQELLIHKINEKSFRKLLEASGIQKGIANFLSSNNRLGQKQDADFQWDGLISELQEKYLIPTFGQLIPKVSLTNEEISDIDSCIPKGPVIELYRSNDHCIDNKDIIIDNKCSIKRKSLVLKSSFDTLDIEVNVQINRGCFISNNRVLLKDMKNSYILYLLNVEDKTFQKLCLKHEALDIAVFDSSRAVVTLREGGIQVINIPSLTLGERIRCDGSFYAVACMNKKIFVKTSYRKLTILDITGNYQKTLETEYAIDYMCANKNIIYCTNYCKNRVFGVTTEGSTVFSYELTSMKGPVGVTVDKRGLVYVAGWLSNNIHQFDEEGNLLTIIGTEKDEIYRPMGLSYNSEEDCLMVINKGCISISVYDIMYSDTIGH
- the LOC134711912 gene encoding putative ankyrin repeat protein RF_0381, whose translation is MAFDLLLTAIHNGDREQVEYIYLQEKADNDPDFSFNYTDNVRTPLCAAAASDNIDIVRLLLSYGANPNLRIEMDGTMPLHCACDKEQRCNANTSIVKELIDAEAYIDQEHAGGQAPIHLACSRENIEIVECLLEEGADCDSLNRDTGETTLVIACSLGNLELINILAKYGCRIDYPNNMPLITCISRGKIPAVKLLLEKGEDIHKRAGDYLSYACDFNHKDMMDYLRTLGIDVNSRRTSTVFELAPLHVACMSRSIELRVVEKLLSWDADVSIPSATGETALHYAAQNLDINKVQILILHGANVNAVDDIGLTPLTAALTSILDPTLIFNITKLFYAAGTKISKETVDTIEKHHADKLDCLKDSIEILNMYTTNPHTLKDTCRIKIRSILGETCNKNVSNLLLPNQITNYLNFGYIFIPDIS